A single genomic interval of Pseudomonas sp. FeN3W harbors:
- a CDS encoding polyamine ABC transporter substrate-binding protein, with product MNPFAKTLLAMTLAGTVAGAAQAQEKVLHVYNWSDYIAEDTLENFTKETGIKVVYDVFDSNEVLEAKLLAGSSGYDVVVPSNPFLAKQIKAGVFQKLDKSKLPNWENLDKDLLKALEPSDPGNQYSIPYMWGTIGIGYNVDKVKAVLGENAPVDSWDLVFKPENIEKLKSCGVSFLDSPTEILPAALHYLGYAPDSGKADELKKAEELFMQIRPHVAYFHSSKYISDLANGESCVAIGYSGDIYQAKARAEEAGNGVNVGYKIPKEGAGSFFDMLAVPADAKNVDSAHAFINYLMKPEVMASITDYVQFPNGNAAATPLVDEAIRTDPGIYPSQDVLKKLYTFPDLDPKTQRAMTRSWTKIKSGR from the coding sequence ATGAATCCCTTCGCCAAGACACTACTTGCCATGACGCTGGCCGGCACCGTTGCCGGGGCTGCGCAGGCCCAGGAAAAGGTTCTGCACGTCTACAACTGGTCCGACTACATCGCCGAAGACACCCTGGAGAACTTCACCAAGGAAACCGGTATCAAGGTCGTCTACGACGTTTTCGACAGCAACGAAGTGCTGGAAGCCAAACTGCTGGCCGGCAGCTCCGGTTATGACGTGGTGGTGCCGTCCAACCCTTTCCTGGCCAAGCAGATCAAGGCCGGCGTGTTCCAGAAGCTGGACAAGTCCAAGCTGCCGAACTGGGAAAATCTCGACAAGGACCTGCTCAAGGCGCTTGAGCCGAGCGATCCGGGCAACCAGTACTCCATTCCCTACATGTGGGGCACCATCGGCATCGGCTACAACGTCGACAAGGTCAAGGCCGTGCTGGGTGAAAACGCGCCGGTGGATTCCTGGGACCTGGTGTTCAAGCCGGAAAACATCGAGAAGCTGAAGTCCTGCGGCGTTTCCTTCCTCGACTCGCCGACCGAAATCCTCCCTGCCGCCCTGCATTACCTGGGCTATGCCCCGGACAGCGGCAAGGCCGACGAGCTGAAGAAGGCCGAAGAACTGTTCATGCAGATCCGTCCGCATGTGGCCTACTTCCACTCCTCCAAGTACATCTCCGACCTGGCCAATGGCGAGTCCTGCGTGGCGATCGGCTATTCGGGTGACATCTACCAGGCCAAGGCGCGCGCCGAGGAAGCCGGCAACGGCGTCAACGTCGGTTACAAGATTCCCAAGGAAGGTGCCGGCAGCTTCTTCGACATGCTGGCCGTGCCGGCCGACGCGAAGAACGTCGACAGCGCCCATGCCTTCATCAACTACCTGATGAAGCCGGAAGTCATGGCGTCGATCACCGACTACGTGCAGTTCCCCAACGGCAACGCCGCGGCCACCCCGCTGGTGGACGAGGCGATTCGTACCGACCCGGGCATCTACCCGAGCCAGGACGTGCTGAAGAAGCTGTACACCTTCCCTGACCTCGATCCGAAAACCCAGCGCGCCATGACCCGCAGCTGGACCAAGATCAAGTCGGGTCGCTGA
- a CDS encoding aspartate aminotransferase family protein, giving the protein MSDSQTLHWQALSRDHHLPPFTDYKALNAKGTRIITKASGVYLWDSEGHKILDAMAGLWCVNLGYGREELVEAATRQMRELPYYNLFFQTAHPPAVALAKAIADIAPAGMNHVFFTGSGSEANDTVLRMVRHYWAIKGQPAKKVVIGRWNGYHGSTIAGASLGGMKAMHEQGDGPIPGIEHIDQPYWFGEGGDMSPEEFGVRIADQLEQKILEVGEDKVAAFIAEPIQGAGGVIIPPESYWPRVKEILVRYDILFIADEVICGFGRTGEWFGSDYYGLEPDLMPIAKGLTSGYIPMGGVVVRDEVVHTLNEGGEFYHGFTYSGHPVAAAVALENIRILREEKIVERVKTKTAPYLQSRWQELLEHPLVGEARGVGLLGALELVKNKKTRERFADPGVGMLCREHCFRNGLVMRAVGDTMIISPPLVIGEEQIDELVGKVRLCLDATAKDALG; this is encoded by the coding sequence ATGAGCGATTCGCAAACCCTGCACTGGCAAGCGCTGAGCCGCGACCATCATTTGCCGCCGTTCACCGATTACAAGGCGCTGAACGCCAAAGGCACGCGCATCATCACCAAGGCGTCCGGCGTCTACCTGTGGGACAGCGAAGGGCACAAGATCCTCGATGCCATGGCCGGGCTCTGGTGCGTCAACCTGGGCTACGGTCGCGAGGAACTGGTCGAGGCCGCGACCAGGCAGATGCGCGAACTGCCGTATTACAACCTGTTCTTCCAGACCGCCCATCCGCCGGCCGTAGCCCTGGCCAAGGCGATCGCCGACATCGCGCCGGCCGGGATGAACCATGTGTTCTTCACCGGCTCGGGCTCGGAGGCCAACGACACCGTGCTGCGCATGGTGCGCCATTACTGGGCGATCAAGGGCCAGCCGGCGAAGAAGGTGGTCATCGGCCGCTGGAACGGCTATCACGGCTCGACCATCGCCGGCGCCAGCCTTGGCGGGATGAAGGCCATGCACGAGCAGGGTGACGGCCCGATTCCCGGTATCGAGCACATCGACCAGCCCTACTGGTTCGGCGAAGGCGGCGACATGAGCCCGGAAGAGTTCGGCGTACGCATCGCCGACCAGCTGGAGCAGAAGATTCTCGAGGTCGGCGAGGACAAGGTCGCCGCCTTCATCGCCGAGCCGATCCAGGGCGCAGGCGGCGTGATCATCCCGCCCGAGAGCTATTGGCCGCGGGTCAAGGAAATCCTCGTGCGCTACGACATCCTGTTCATCGCCGACGAGGTCATCTGCGGCTTCGGCCGTACCGGTGAGTGGTTCGGTAGCGACTACTACGGCCTCGAGCCGGACCTGATGCCGATCGCCAAGGGCCTGACCTCCGGCTACATCCCCATGGGCGGCGTGGTGGTACGCGACGAAGTGGTGCACACGCTCAACGAGGGCGGCGAGTTCTACCATGGCTTCACCTACTCGGGGCATCCGGTGGCTGCTGCGGTGGCGCTGGAGAACATCCGCATCCTGCGCGAGGAGAAGATCGTCGAGCGGGTCAAGACGAAGACGGCACCCTATTTGCAGTCTCGCTGGCAGGAACTGCTCGAGCATCCGTTGGTGGGCGAGGCGCGAGGTGTCGGCCTGCTCGGTGCGCTCGAACTGGTCAAGAACAAGAAGACCCGCGAACGCTTCGCCGACCCCGGCGTGGGCATGCTCTGTCGCGAGCACTGCTTCCGCAACGGCCTGGTGATGCGTGCGGTTGGCGACACCATGATCATCTCGCCACCGCTGGTGATCGGCGAAGAGCAGATCGACGAGCTGGTCGGCAAGGTGCGGTTGTGCCTCGACGCCACGGCCAAGGATGCGCTGGGTTGA
- a CDS encoding glutamine synthetase family protein → MSIQLDQLTGWLKERKITEVECLISDLTGIARGKISPTNKFLDEKGMRLPESVLLQTVTGDYVEDDIYYELLDPADIDMFCRPDPNAVFLVPWAIEPTAQVIHDTYDKTGNPIELSPRNILKRVLKMYADRGWQPIVAPEMEFYLTKRCEDPDLPFQPPIGRSGRQETGRQSFSIDAANEFDPLFEDMYDWCEAQGLDLDTLIHEEGTAQMEINFRHGEALHLADQILVFKRTMREAALKHNVAATFMAKPMTGEPGSAMHLHQSVIELETGRNIFSNEDGSMSQLFLHHVGGLQKYIPELLPMFAPNVNSFRRFLPDTSAPVNVEWGEENRTVGLRVPDSDPQNRRVENRLAGADANPYLAIAASLLCGYIGMVEQLPPSQPVKGRGYERRNLRLPLTLEAALERMETCRELEKYLSPKFITGYVAVKRAEQENYHRVISSWEREFLMLSV, encoded by the coding sequence ATGAGTATCCAACTCGACCAGCTCACCGGCTGGCTGAAAGAACGCAAGATCACCGAAGTGGAATGCCTGATCAGCGACCTGACCGGGATCGCCCGCGGCAAGATTTCACCGACCAATAAATTTCTCGACGAAAAGGGCATGCGTCTGCCGGAGAGCGTGCTGCTACAGACCGTGACCGGTGATTACGTCGAAGACGACATCTATTACGAGCTGCTCGACCCGGCCGACATCGACATGTTCTGCCGGCCCGACCCGAACGCGGTGTTCCTCGTGCCTTGGGCCATCGAGCCGACCGCCCAGGTGATCCACGACACCTACGACAAGACGGGCAACCCCATCGAGCTGTCGCCGCGCAACATCTTGAAGCGCGTACTGAAGATGTACGCCGATCGCGGCTGGCAGCCCATCGTCGCGCCGGAGATGGAGTTCTACCTGACCAAGCGCTGCGAGGATCCGGATCTGCCGTTCCAGCCGCCGATCGGTCGTTCCGGCCGCCAGGAGACCGGCCGCCAGTCGTTCTCCATCGACGCCGCCAACGAATTCGATCCGCTGTTCGAGGACATGTACGACTGGTGCGAAGCGCAGGGTCTGGATCTGGACACGCTGATCCACGAGGAAGGTACCGCGCAGATGGAAATCAACTTCCGTCATGGCGAGGCGCTGCACCTGGCCGACCAGATCCTGGTGTTCAAGCGCACCATGCGCGAGGCGGCGCTCAAGCACAACGTCGCCGCCACCTTCATGGCCAAGCCGATGACCGGCGAACCGGGCAGTGCGATGCACCTGCACCAGAGCGTGATCGAGCTGGAGACCGGGCGCAACATCTTCTCCAACGAAGACGGTTCCATGAGCCAGCTGTTCCTGCACCACGTCGGCGGCCTGCAGAAGTACATCCCCGAGCTGTTGCCGATGTTCGCGCCCAACGTCAATTCGTTCCGCCGCTTCCTGCCCGACACCTCGGCGCCGGTGAACGTCGAATGGGGCGAGGAAAACCGTACCGTCGGCCTGCGCGTGCCGGATTCCGACCCGCAGAACCGCCGCGTCGAGAACCGCCTCGCCGGCGCCGACGCCAACCCCTACCTGGCCATCGCCGCCAGCCTGCTGTGCGGCTACATCGGCATGGTCGAGCAGTTGCCGCCGAGCCAGCCGGTCAAGGGCCGTGGCTATGAACGGCGCAATCTGCGCCTGCCGCTGACGCTGGAAGCGGCGCTGGAGCGGATGGAAACCTGCCGCGAGCTGGAGAAGTACCTGAGCCCGAAATTCATCACCGGCTACGTCGCGGTCAAGCGCGCCGAGCAGGAGAACTACCACCGCGTGATCAGCTCCTGGGAGCGGGAATTCCTGATGCTGTCGGTCTAA
- a CDS encoding gamma-glutamyl-gamma-aminobutyrate hydrolase family protein: MPRKPLIGVSACTKQIGHHSFHIAGDKYLRAAAIAGVPLVIPALDELIDPATLLETFDGLLFTGSPSNVEPHQYGGPASEAGTHHDPLRDRLTLPLIRAAVEAGIPVFGICRGFQEMNVAFGGSLLQKVHEAGPYQDHRERPDDPLEVQYGLSHPLHVQPGGLLEQLGLPAQIQVNSVHGQGVERLGAGLRIEALAPDGLIEAFSVEQARSFALGVQWHPEWQVHEHPHYLTLFRGFAEACEAHARQR, from the coding sequence ATGCCTCGCAAGCCCCTGATCGGCGTTTCGGCCTGTACCAAGCAGATCGGACATCACAGCTTCCACATCGCCGGTGACAAATACCTGCGTGCCGCGGCGATTGCCGGCGTGCCGCTGGTGATCCCGGCGCTGGATGAGCTGATCGACCCGGCGACTCTGCTGGAAACCTTTGATGGTCTGCTGTTCACCGGCTCGCCGTCGAATGTCGAGCCGCATCAGTATGGCGGTCCGGCGAGCGAGGCGGGTACCCATCACGATCCCTTGCGCGACCGCCTGACCCTGCCGCTGATTCGCGCGGCCGTCGAGGCGGGCATCCCGGTGTTCGGCATCTGCCGGGGCTTCCAGGAAATGAACGTGGCCTTTGGCGGTAGCCTGCTCCAGAAGGTTCACGAGGCCGGCCCCTATCAGGACCACCGGGAACGTCCGGACGATCCGCTGGAGGTGCAATACGGCCTCAGCCATCCGCTGCATGTGCAGCCGGGTGGCCTGCTCGAGCAACTGGGCCTGCCGGCGCAGATCCAGGTCAACTCGGTACATGGCCAGGGCGTCGAGCGGCTCGGCGCCGGTCTGCGTATCGAGGCGCTGGCGCCGGACGGGCTGATCGAGGCGTTCTCCGTCGAGCAGGCGCGCAGCTTCGCCCTGGGCGTGCAGTGGCATCCGGAGTGGCAGGTTCACGAGCATCCACACTATCTGACGTTGTTCCGTGGCTTCGCCGAAGCCTGCGAGGCGCACGCCCGACAACGCTGA
- a CDS encoding glutamine synthetase family protein → MMAPPRAVQLNEANAFLKEHPEVQYVDLLITDMNGVVRGKRIERASLHKVYEKGINLPASLFALDINGITVESTGLGMDIGDSDRTCFPIPNTLCKEPWQKRPTAQLLMTMHERDGDPFFADPREVLRQVVSKFDELGLTICAAFELEFYLIDQENINGRPQPPRSPISGKRPHSTQVYLIDDLDEYVDCLQDILEGAKEQGIPADAIVKESAPAQFEVNLHHVADPIKACDYAVLLKRLIKNIAYDHEMDTTFMAKPYPGQAGNGLHVHISLLDKKGNNIFATENPLESEPLRHAIGGLQQTMAASMAFLCPNVNSYRRFGAQFYVPNAPCWGMDNRTVALRVPTDSPDAVRIEHRVAGADANPYLLLAGILAGVHHGLTNKIEPDAPIEGNSYEQVEQSLPTNLRDALRELDDSEIMARYISPDYIDIFVACKESELAEFEHSISDLEYNWYLHTV, encoded by the coding sequence ATCATGGCCCCGCCGCGTGCCGTTCAGCTCAACGAAGCTAACGCATTTCTCAAGGAACATCCGGAGGTTCAGTACGTCGATCTGCTGATCACCGACATGAATGGAGTCGTGCGCGGCAAGCGCATCGAGCGCGCCAGCCTGCACAAGGTCTACGAAAAGGGTATCAACCTCCCCGCTTCGCTGTTCGCCCTCGACATCAACGGCATCACCGTCGAAAGCACCGGCCTGGGCATGGACATCGGCGACTCCGACCGCACCTGCTTCCCGATTCCCAACACGCTGTGCAAGGAACCCTGGCAGAAGCGCCCCACCGCGCAGCTGCTGATGACCATGCACGAGCGTGACGGCGATCCCTTCTTCGCCGACCCGCGCGAGGTGCTGCGCCAGGTGGTGAGCAAGTTCGACGAGCTGGGCCTGACCATCTGCGCCGCCTTCGAACTCGAGTTCTATCTGATCGATCAGGAGAACATCAACGGCCGGCCGCAACCGCCGCGCTCGCCGATTTCCGGCAAGCGCCCGCACTCGACCCAGGTCTACCTGATCGACGATCTCGACGAGTACGTCGACTGCCTGCAGGACATTCTCGAAGGCGCCAAGGAGCAAGGCATTCCAGCCGACGCCATCGTCAAGGAAAGCGCCCCGGCGCAGTTCGAAGTCAACCTGCACCACGTCGCCGATCCGATCAAGGCATGCGATTACGCAGTGCTGCTCAAGCGCCTGATCAAGAACATCGCCTACGACCACGAGATGGACACCACCTTCATGGCCAAACCCTACCCGGGCCAGGCCGGCAACGGTCTGCATGTGCACATCTCGCTGCTCGACAAGAAGGGCAACAATATATTCGCCACCGAGAATCCGCTGGAAAGCGAGCCGCTGCGCCACGCCATCGGCGGCCTGCAGCAGACCATGGCGGCCTCGATGGCCTTTCTCTGCCCCAACGTGAACTCCTACCGCCGCTTTGGCGCCCAGTTCTACGTGCCCAACGCGCCCTGCTGGGGCATGGACAACCGCACCGTGGCACTGCGCGTGCCGACCGACAGCCCGGACGCGGTACGCATCGAGCACCGGGTCGCCGGCGCCGACGCCAACCCCTACCTGCTGCTCGCCGGCATTCTCGCGGGGGTGCATCACGGCCTGACCAACAAGATCGAGCCGGATGCCCCCATCGAGGGCAACTCCTACGAGCAGGTCGAGCAGAGCCTGCCGACCAACCTGCGCGACGCCCTGCGCGAGCTGGACGACAGCGAGATCATGGCGCGCTACATCAGCCCCGATTACATCGATATCTTCGTCGCCTGCAAGGAGAGCGAACTGGCCGAGTTCGAGCATTCGATCTCGGACCTGGAATACAACTGGTATCTGCATACCGTCTAG
- a CDS encoding TetR/AcrR family transcriptional regulator → MTKPNPATPSRRPRASSQARIRQILSSARELLAEQGAATLSVYAVAERAGIPPSSVYHFFSGVPALLAALTADVHAMFRASLEQPIDHQSLTSWRDLSRLIEQRMLRIYEQDSAARQLILVQHGLGEVTQTDQRLDLELGQAMQAVFERHFALPPLPQDIDVFAMAVELGDRVYARSIQLYGSLTPRMAEEGLRVFDAYLNLYLPPCLPKRESPNY, encoded by the coding sequence ATGACCAAGCCCAACCCCGCGACGCCCAGTCGCCGCCCGCGCGCCAGCAGCCAGGCGCGCATCCGGCAGATTCTCTCCAGCGCCCGCGAACTGCTCGCCGAGCAGGGCGCCGCGACGCTGTCGGTATACGCGGTGGCCGAGCGTGCCGGCATCCCGCCCTCTTCCGTCTACCACTTCTTCTCCGGCGTACCGGCATTGCTCGCGGCGCTGACGGCGGATGTGCACGCGATGTTCAGGGCCAGCCTCGAGCAGCCCATCGATCACCAGAGCCTGACCAGCTGGCGCGACCTGTCGCGGCTGATCGAACAACGCATGCTCAGGATCTACGAGCAGGACAGCGCCGCCCGCCAGTTGATCCTGGTGCAGCATGGCCTTGGCGAGGTGACGCAGACCGATCAGCGTCTGGACCTGGAACTCGGCCAGGCCATGCAGGCCGTGTTCGAACGGCATTTCGCCCTGCCGCCGCTGCCGCAGGACATCGATGTGTTCGCCATGGCCGTGGAACTCGGCGACCGCGTCTATGCTCGATCCATACAGCTGTACGGCAGCCTGACGCCGCGCATGGCCGAGGAAGGCCTGCGCGTATTCGATGCCTACCTTAATCTGTATCTGCCGCCGTGCTTGCCGAAGCGTGAATCGCCGAACTACTGA
- the aguB gene encoding N-carbamoylputrescine amidase: MSRVVTVAATQMACSWDRQANIANADKLVREAAAKGAQIILIQELFETPYFCQKPNAEYLQLATPVEQNPAIQHFQKVAAELQVVLPISFFELAGRARFNSIAIIDADGKLLGVYRKSHIPDGPGYHEKYYFNPGDTGFKVWNTRYAKIGVAICWDQWFPETARSMALMGAELLFYPTAIGSEPHDPTITSRDHWQRVQQGHAGANLMPLIASNRIGKEEQDGYDITFYGSSFIADQFGAKVEEMDQTSEGVLVHEFNLDQLEHIRSAWGVFRDRRPNLYGSIKTLDGETPSE, from the coding sequence ATGTCCCGAGTCGTTACCGTTGCCGCCACCCAGATGGCCTGTTCCTGGGATCGCCAGGCCAACATCGCCAATGCCGACAAACTGGTGCGTGAGGCCGCCGCCAAGGGCGCGCAGATCATTCTCATCCAGGAGCTGTTCGAGACACCCTACTTCTGCCAGAAGCCCAATGCCGAGTACCTGCAGCTGGCCACGCCGGTCGAGCAAAATCCGGCTATCCAGCATTTCCAGAAGGTCGCCGCCGAACTGCAGGTGGTGTTGCCGATCAGCTTCTTCGAGCTGGCCGGACGTGCCCGCTTCAACTCCATCGCCATCATCGATGCCGACGGCAAGCTGCTCGGCGTCTACCGCAAGAGCCACATCCCGGATGGCCCCGGCTATCACGAGAAGTACTACTTCAATCCCGGCGACACCGGCTTCAAGGTGTGGAACACCCGCTACGCCAAGATCGGCGTGGCCATCTGCTGGGACCAGTGGTTCCCCGAGACCGCACGCAGCATGGCGCTGATGGGCGCCGAACTGTTGTTCTACCCGACCGCCATCGGCAGCGAGCCGCACGATCCGACCATCACTTCGCGCGACCACTGGCAGCGTGTGCAGCAGGGCCATGCCGGCGCCAACCTGATGCCGCTGATCGCCAGCAACCGCATCGGCAAGGAAGAGCAGGACGGCTACGACATCACCTTCTACGGCTCGTCGTTCATCGCCGACCAGTTCGGGGCCAAGGTCGAGGAAATGGACCAGACCAGCGAAGGCGTGCTGGTGCATGAATTCAACCTCGACCAGCTGGAACACATCCGCAGCGCCTGGGGCGTGTTCCGTGATCGCCGGCCGAACCTGTACGGCTCGATCAAGACCCTGGACGGTGAAACGCCGTCGGAATGA
- a CDS encoding hydroxypyruvate isomerase family protein has product MPRFAANLSMMFNDAPFLERFGRAAAAGFQGVEYLFPYEFAPAELAGRLADHGLEQVLFNLPPGDFAAGERGIAALPGREAEFRESVDRAIEYARALGCPRLHAMAGLVSDENLRPRMREVYLDNLRYAARRLAEHDLTLLIEPINSRSIPGYFINRQVEGHAILAELGEPNLRVQLDLFHAQIMEGDLIAGFQRFCAGVGHIQIAGVPDRHEPDLGEVNYPYLFALLDEVGYDGWIGCEYNPRGLTEDGLGWFAPWRR; this is encoded by the coding sequence ATGCCACGCTTCGCTGCCAACCTCAGCATGATGTTCAACGATGCACCCTTTCTGGAGCGCTTCGGTCGCGCCGCCGCCGCCGGTTTCCAAGGCGTGGAGTACCTGTTCCCCTACGAATTCGCACCGGCGGAGCTGGCCGGGCGCTTGGCCGACCATGGGCTGGAACAGGTGCTGTTCAACCTGCCGCCGGGTGACTTCGCCGCCGGCGAGCGCGGTATCGCCGCGCTGCCGGGCCGCGAGGCGGAGTTTCGCGAAAGCGTCGATCGCGCCATCGAATATGCCCGCGCGCTGGGCTGTCCCAGGCTGCACGCGATGGCGGGGCTGGTGAGCGATGAAAACCTGCGCCCGCGCATGCGCGAGGTCTATCTGGACAACTTGCGTTACGCCGCGCGGCGACTGGCCGAGCATGACCTGACCCTGTTGATCGAGCCGATCAACAGCCGCTCGATTCCGGGCTACTTCATCAATCGACAGGTCGAGGGTCATGCGATCCTGGCCGAGTTGGGCGAACCTAATCTGCGTGTGCAACTGGACCTGTTTCATGCGCAGATCATGGAGGGCGATCTGATCGCCGGTTTCCAGCGCTTCTGCGCCGGCGTCGGGCATATCCAGATCGCTGGGGTGCCGGATCGGCACGAGCCGGACCTCGGTGAAGTTAACTACCCGTACTTGTTCGCCCTGCTCGACGAGGTCGGCTACGACGGCTGGATCGGTTGCGAGTACAACCCGCGCGGCTTGACCGAGGACGGCTTGGGCTGGTTCGCCCCTTGGCGACGCTGA
- a CDS encoding aldolase codes for MSKESALREEIVEIGRSLYLRGLSPGSSGNISVRLDDGWLLTPTNACLGQLDPADIAKLDWQGNHLAGKPASKEAFLHRAVYEGREGSEAIVHLHCTHSAALSCLDCLDASSCLPPLTPYFVMRVGRLPLIPYHRPGDPQLGEAIRGLVGQHSSVLLANHGPVVSGKSLEAATYAIEELEETAKLYLLLRQQPVRTLNDEQIDELRQTFGAQW; via the coding sequence ATGAGCAAAGAAAGCGCACTGCGCGAAGAGATCGTCGAGATCGGTCGCTCGCTCTATCTGCGTGGGCTCAGCCCGGGTTCCTCGGGCAATATCAGCGTGCGTCTGGACGATGGCTGGCTGCTGACGCCGACCAATGCCTGCCTCGGCCAGTTGGATCCGGCCGACATCGCCAAGCTCGACTGGCAGGGCAACCACCTGGCTGGCAAGCCCGCATCCAAGGAAGCCTTCCTGCACCGCGCGGTCTACGAAGGCCGCGAGGGTTCGGAGGCCATCGTGCACCTGCACTGCACACATTCGGCAGCGCTGTCCTGCCTCGATTGCCTGGACGCGTCCTCATGCCTGCCGCCGCTGACGCCTTACTTCGTCATGCGCGTCGGTCGGTTGCCGCTGATCCCGTACCACCGGCCCGGTGATCCGCAATTGGGCGAGGCGATTCGTGGTCTGGTCGGCCAGCACAGTTCGGTGTTGCTCGCCAATCATGGGCCGGTCGTCTCGGGCAAGAGCCTGGAAGCGGCGACCTACGCCATCGAAGAGCTCGAAGAAACCGCCAAGCTGTACCTGCTGCTGCGCCAGCAGCCGGTACGTACGCTGAACGACGAACAAATCGACGAACTGCGCCAGACCTTCGGCGCTCAATGGTGA
- a CDS encoding four-carbon acid sugar kinase family protein, producing the protein MPLIGCIADDFTGATDLASMLVRGGARTVQTIGVPCRPLALGEADALVVALKSRNLTPEQAVAQSLQALGWLRQQGCQQFYFKYCSTFDSTAEGNIGPVSDALLDALGSDFTVACPAFPENRRSVFNGYLFANDVLLNESGMQDHPLTPMRDANLLRVLQPQTRYPVGLIDYRTLRAGVEATRQRIAALRADGIGIAISDAIDNEDLTVLGSACADLPLVTAGSGLALGMAQDWQARGLLQANGEASRLEPGWGRQAILSGSCSRATLGQVEQAAAVYPAFRLEAAELMARGDALVGEALAWASGHQGPLLIYASSPADEVRRVQQQFGAQQVGERIESALAEIARALVEQQGVGQLLVAGGETSGAVVGALGIEGLRIGPSIDPGVPWTQTLGQAGRPLALALKSGNFGSADFMIKAWEMLA; encoded by the coding sequence ATGCCTCTGATCGGATGCATTGCCGACGATTTCACCGGAGCAACCGACCTCGCCAGCATGCTGGTACGTGGCGGTGCCCGCACCGTGCAGACCATAGGCGTGCCGTGCCGGCCATTGGCGCTGGGCGAGGCCGACGCGCTGGTCGTGGCACTCAAGTCACGCAACCTGACACCCGAGCAGGCGGTCGCGCAATCGCTGCAGGCATTGGGATGGCTGCGCCAGCAGGGCTGCCAGCAGTTCTACTTCAAGTATTGCTCGACCTTCGACTCCACCGCCGAGGGCAATATCGGCCCAGTCAGCGATGCGCTGCTCGACGCGCTGGGCAGCGACTTCACCGTGGCCTGTCCGGCCTTCCCGGAAAACCGCCGCAGCGTATTCAACGGCTACCTGTTCGCCAACGATGTGTTGCTCAACGAAAGCGGCATGCAAGACCATCCACTCACGCCCATGCGCGACGCCAACCTGCTGCGCGTGCTGCAGCCGCAGACACGTTATCCGGTCGGCCTGATCGACTACCGAACGCTACGTGCCGGTGTCGAGGCGACCCGTCAACGGATCGCCGCGCTACGCGCCGACGGTATCGGCATCGCCATTAGCGACGCCATCGACAACGAGGATCTAACCGTGCTCGGCAGTGCCTGCGCCGACCTGCCGCTGGTTACCGCCGGGTCCGGGTTGGCGCTGGGAATGGCCCAGGACTGGCAGGCCAGGGGGCTGTTGCAGGCCAACGGCGAAGCCAGCCGGCTGGAGCCAGGCTGGGGACGCCAGGCGATTCTCAGTGGTAGCTGCTCGCGGGCGACCCTCGGTCAGGTCGAGCAGGCTGCAGCGGTCTATCCCGCCTTCCGCCTGGAGGCCGCCGAGCTGATGGCTCGCGGCGACGCGCTGGTCGGCGAGGCGCTGGCCTGGGCCTCCGGGCATCAGGGGCCATTGCTGATCTACGCCAGCAGTCCGGCCGACGAGGTACGCCGCGTGCAACAACAGTTCGGCGCGCAGCAGGTCGGTGAACGCATCGAATCGGCCCTGGCCGAGATTGCCCGCGCGCTGGTCGAACAGCAGGGCGTGGGCCAGTTGCTGGTCGCCGGTGGCGAAACCTCCGGTGCGGTGGTCGGTGCGCTGGGCATCGAAGGTTTGCGCATCGGGCCGAGCATCGACCCCGGCGTGCCCTGGACCCAGACGCTCGGCCAGGCCGGTCGGCCGCTGGCGCTGGCGCTCAAGTCCGGCAACTTCGGCAGTGCCGATTTTATGATCAAAGCATGGGAGATGCTGGCATGA